CTTTCACCCGAACTTATAGAGCAGATATCAAAAACGGGCATTAATGCGAACAATGTCTTCAGAAAAAGCGTAGATTCATTCTTTAACGGAGATATTAAAGCAGCTAATGAGCTGATCGATATGACCGGATATAATGCCGAGGTGTGCAGGGAGATTAACGATATTGCACTGACCTACGATGCCTCAGTGGCAACTCACCTGGTGAGTATCTCAGACAGTATAAGAAGAGTTGTCGATTATTCGGCTGACATCTGTGAGAATGTGATAAATCATCATATCTGAACACTCATTCAGCCCCGGCTATGTTTTGCCTGAAAATATCCCGGTCAATGAGATGAATATATTTATACGGACACCCGGATTCTAAAAACAGAATAAAATCAGGATTTTAATCTGATTTTAAAATTCTGTCACTCCTTCTTCAGGACATCCTTACTCATGCAGGCAGACTCATATGACATAATTCTCTCAGGACATCTCTCCGGGTGGCTGATTATACTGACAATATCGTCAAATAAAACAGGACGGTAAGATATAACCTCACAGCTGACATTTATCGTCCGTGACTTAAAATTAATAAAAGGGTACTCACACATCCGGCTGTTGTGTGTATGACCGTGAATGATCCACCCGTCGTAGTCTTCCGGTGCATGGCCGGGATTGTGAATCATGAGAAATTTATGCCCACCATATGAATATTCTAAAAAATCCTCTGCATTTTGGACAGACTGGTCATGGTTGCCCCTGATAAAGACAATTTTTCCGCTTAGTTGGCTGAGAAGGTATTCTACAGATTCCGGGCTTTTATTATATGTCAGATCACCAAGGAAGAAGACTTCATCACCGGGTTTTACAGCAAGATTCCAGTTTTCAGTCAGTATTTTATCCATCTCAGAAGGATTTTTTGGATCAAAGGGCCTTGCAGTTTTTGGTATCATATCATAATGCCCGATATGAAGATCACCTATAAGCCATTTTGAAGAAATTTTTCCGGACGAAGCAGGCAGAGATTCATAGCCTTTAATTCTGCGGTAATTTTTAAGTGTTTCTCCCCATCCGGACGGTCCGGGATATTTAATCCATCCCTTTGAGGTGAGATCATATTCCAGGTCTTTTTTCCCGTTCTTCTCCACCGCAATTCTGACCACGTCAAAAGAAAAACAAAAATTCCTGATTTTGTACTTCGGCCCTCGGCCCTTCTTCCAGAAAGTTCTCAGAAGAATTTCATCTAAAATGCTGATCTTAAATCCGGTATGTTTTCTAATCTTCAGAAATTCTTTCCTTCTTAGGCCTTCTGTCAGGGTTATGCAGGGAGATTCTGTGACACTCAGGTCTTTTATACCGGAAATTTCTGACAGAAGGCATTCACTTAATTTTTCAGGAAATGAGATCTGAATATTCTTATTATCCTGACTTCCTCCGGGTGCATCTTTCTCTGATCTTCTCTGAATGAATGCTCCCTGACTGAATATTACCGGAAAATTAACTGAGAATGATCCGCCCTTAACAAAATATCCAAAACCTGTGATTTCACATCCGATAAAATTATAATCACAGAATATTTTTTCAACAGTATCCTTAATCTCTTTTCTTCCGTAATTTTTTCCGGTTTCAAACTCTGCGATGCATATTTCAGGATTATTATGAACTTTGAAATCAGGAAGTGCGTTCTGAATTTCTGAAAGGCGATCTCTGAGTTTATCTTCTGCCGCAGACGGATGGAGCAGTATTCTGTAGCTGTCAGGCAACCTCTACCTCACAATCAGTAGCGCCCGATGCTGTCGAGTTCTTCACGCACAACAATCCGGACGGCTTCTATATCAAAACCGCCCTTCTTATCCTTCTCTTTTAAGAGTTTCTCCATGGTTCTGATACCTTCGCTGATGCTGTTGCCATATCTGAGTGCAGTCTCAAGTGCATCCAGCTGCACCCTTACAACCTTTGAGTCGGCCATGATTAATATTTTAAAACAATTGCAGATAAATGTTACATAATGCTACACCTGGACCATCTCCGCAAAAAAAGCAAAAAAATGAGAGAAAAACAGATAAAAAGAGAGGTTTCCTGTAAGTTCTGTCTTCAGACAGGGTAAACAGGAGATCTATGAAAGAGTTTTGAGGTATCTGACATCTCGATGTGGAGGTTACATTTATGCAGTAAAAAGATGCCCCTCTTCTGTGTTAGGAGCACAGTATGGACATTCTTCTACTTTGCCGGAGATCACAGCAGTGCAGAGAGTTTATCCTTAGATGTCAGATAAGGAACACTGAATTCTGCCCTGCTCACTCACGACAATTATGTGGTAGTACCGAATCAGATATAAATTCATGCCGCGTGGGGTGAAAGTAAAAACTCTACACAGATTAGATTAAATTCAATATAATAGACATATAAAGCATTAATTTTCTGAGTGCATCTCAGACTGAGGTAAATGCCGCAGAAAAAACGTGCATCAGAATGAGAAAAATCTGAACCCTGAAGGCGTGTACAACTGACTTAATCCCGAAAGATGATGGGGTACGGAGATGTGAGGGTTTGGAGGATTTCCGGGAAATTTATTATTCTGTCCGACTGACATATTAACCGGAATTAGATTACAATTACAATTAAAGGCTGATTATGGCAGACAATTTACATCTCAATGAACTATCTGAAAAGCTGGATTATTCAGGCAAATCCCTCTGCGGGGGTGAATATGATTCATGCACCTTCAGAGACTGTAATTATGAAAACGCCGATTTATCTGAGAATGAATTCAGGGACTGTCTCTTTGAAAGATGTAATCTGAGTGCGGCACTCTTAAAAAATACCGGGCTGAAATCGGTAAATTTTAGAAACTGCAAAATAATGGGCGTGGATTTCACCTATTGCAAAGATTTTCTCTTTGAGGTGAACTTTGAAGACTGCATACTCGATTATTCCATTTTTTTAAGGAATGAACTGGAGAATACAGGTTTTAAAGAGTGCAGTGTAAAAGAAGCCGAATTCGCAGAATGTGGACTTACGGGGGCAATATTTTATAACTGTGACCTGTCAGGTACTCTCTTCAGCCGATGCAGTTTAGAGAAGGCAGATTTCAGAACAGCAGTGAATTACTCATTAGACCCCGAGATAAACCGGCTTAAGGGCGCAAAATTTTCATATCCGGAAGTCACCGGACTGCTGGAAAAATATGGGATTATAATTGATTAAGTGACGGAAATATTACGGAAATATTCAGGATTATCCTGATTTCACAAATGTCATCAGTGTTTTTCCGTCATCATCCCTGAAAGTGAGTGATTTCCCGTTAAAATAATATCTGCTGACAGATTCAAGATTTTTAAGATATGACGACTCATACACCATTATATCCTCATCACAGTACATCTTTGTTGAACCTATGGCACTGAATTCAATCCCAAAATCTTCGTCAATAGCGTAAGCAGAGAAATAATTGTTGCAGCCCGCATTTCCTGAGGCTTTCTCATCCGAAAATTCAAGTGTGATCCCGATATTCTCAGGAAGAGATACGACAGCTCCCTTACCATTGTTCATTGAAGTAAGCTCCCATGAACCACCCTCAAGTGTAAATGGCAAGAGGGTAAGAATCACATTGCCGTCTTCATCTGAGATTACAAGATTGTCAGCCGAAATTTCAATAGAACTGCCATTCTGAAGAAGTTCAAGGTAATCATTCTCAAACTGCATTGTCGCATCTGTGCAGTACATCTCTGTTAAAGCTATAATTCCGGTTTTAAATTCTCCGTCATTTGAATTATAATCTGCCGAATAACTGTTGCAACCGGAATTACCGCCAAGAATGCTCTCATTTACAAATGTGAGTGTTGCATCAATCCCTTCCGGAACTTCATTCAGCCCGCTGCCGACTCCCATATATGAAGTAACGAGCCATTCTGTGCCGGATAGTTCATCACCGGATACTGCTGTGGAATTTTCCGAGCTATTATCTGTGCCTGTAATATTGCCGGAATAATCTGTGGCATTAGTGCCATTGACAGCAGTTTTGTTTATAATATCAGGAGTTATATTATCTGAAATATCACCTGAACTGCTGCCTGTGCATCCGGCTGTCATGATAACTGCCAGAATCATCGCGGCTGAAAGAAATATCAGGGATAAACTGCCCGGAATGAAGCCCGTTCTGCCGGAATGATCATTAAAATGCTCATTAGAATGCTCATTATTTTTACGGAGATCTGAATCCGGATTTTTATGTCGGTTGTTTTTGCTCATGATTTACCAGAATAAAATGGATTTTTTATACATATACTGATATGCATGACTTCTAAAATATTCGAAGTTAAAATTACTGTGATCTTTTACAGTATGAATGGAAAGATTCATCTGTCCTTTTTCAGCAAAACAAAAAAAGTAATCCATGAATCAGCTGGTCCACAGATAATGAATGAGACAGTGCACTGTTTCATAGGAGATGAACTGATTCATAAAATTCACAGAATATAATCTTCTGGCATCTTACGGTCCAGGCATAATAATCATGGATACTGTTATCCCATATCCGGACATTATATCAGTTATTGGTGGAAATTATGGAAATCAAAAAACTATCTGAACTTCCGGTAAGCCCGAACCCTCACAAAGTGGAGGCAAAACAGGTATATGACACAGAAAATGCAACTGCTGTTGTGATTACCCTGAAAAAGGGAGAATCATTAAAGCGGCATAAAACACCGGTAGATGTATTCTTCTATGTCCTTAAAGGTGAAGGAATGGTTGAGATCGGTGACGAGCAGAAAGAAGTATCGGAGGATATGATCATCGACAGCCCAAAGGATATCCCGCACCGCCTGATAAACAATGACAGTGATATTTTCAGGGTTCTCGTTGTAAAAGTGCCTAAACCAACAACCCAGACAAAACTGCTCTGATAAATAATAAACGAACAGAAAATACCGGAGGAAAAGAATCTGTAATCAGTCCCACCTGTAAAACGGATGCCTCTTCTCAACCCATTTTTCCGGCCCGTAAATTTTAATCAGTTCAAGATTTTTAACATTTGATTCGCCGCAGAATTTCCTGATAACATCAAATTTATCACAGTCCCTGAAATTCTCACACTCCCAGCAGCCGGAATATCCCTTCTCCTGACAGCATCTGACTACAGGGCATGGTTCACCACCGGAATAAATGCAGCTCCCGACTTTCCGGCAGCCATAACGGCACTGATGGGCAATCAGCCTGTCAAGCACTGCAATAAACTTATCAAAGTCCTCATATTCAGGTACAGGATGAGACCTGACGGACGAATACTTAAAGAAATCAGCCCGCCCAAGCTCTTTTTTAAGCTGATAGGCAACAGGACTGTGATTATTTCTGAAATGTATGCAGTCCGGACAGTAAAGCCCGCAGTATGATGTAAATTCGCTGTCTTTCATTCAGATCACTAAAAAATCCGGATTATATTTCTGTTATAGATCTACTTCATATTTTCCGGATCTCTCCGGCAGAACTTTCTCTTCGGAATAACGCCATCTCTCCGAAGGTACAAGGATCTCAAAACGTGCACCTTCTCCATATACACCATTTTCATGGATTGAAATTCCTGACAGTTCAAGTATTTCACGTGCCAGGAAAAGACCAAAACCGGTATTAGATCCATATCCGGCATCAAAGATCCTTATTTTCTTCTCAGGAGGAATTCCTCCGCCGTCATCCCCGACAAATATCAGTAGTTCCTTCTCAAAAAGTTCGTACCTGACACTAATTGAAGTTAAATCAGTACCATGCCTTACAGAATTATCAATGAGGGTATAAAATACTCTCCCAAGCATCCGGTCAGCATAGATCTCAATGTTACTGTCCAAAACATCAACAAGTCCGGGAGGGAAAAATTCCTTCTCTATAACCTCAGATATGGTACCGGAGACATTCTGCCATTCAGGCGCATCTACCCCAATCTCCTGGTAATACTTGGTGAACTGAATCTGTCCTGAGATCTTTTCGGTTGCGACACTGGCCTTCTTCAGATATTTCAGGGCATCATCAGTTCTGTTCATCTCTATTGACTCATGAACAAGTTGCTCATATGCAGACAGGACAGTGATCTGATTGAGAATATCATGCCTGGTAATACTGCTCAGAAGATTCAGTTTTTTATTTGCAAGTTCTTTTGATTCAGATAAAAGCCTGAACTCCTCAGCCTTCATCTCAAGACTTCTCTCAAGTTCCTTCTGTTTTGTAATGTCATTTAAGAGAAGCATCACTGCCGGTTTTTTATCAAACTCAATGAGCCGTCCTTTAATATTGACTATAATCACATCTCCGGCAGCCGAAATCACCCTGATCTCATATTCATCCTTCAGAGAATCTGAAAGCCTGAGATTTAACATCTTTTTTGCCAGACCGCGATCATCCGGGTGTATGAAATCCGTCATACTTCTGCCGGTAAGATCCTTCTCCGCATATCCGATGGCTTTTGATCCGGAAGGATTTACATAGATTATCTCTCCGTTAATGTCATAAATTACAATGTAATCCGGAAGATTTCTTATGAGATCCTTATTGAACCTCTCACTCTCGGCAAGCGCTCTTTCCGCAGAAATACGTTCACCAATATCGATCAATGAAATTAATATCTGGTCTGTACCGGGCATATAAGAAAGACTGGCGTGAGTATAAACTTTTTTGCCTTCTTTTGACCTTAATATCAGATCATGATTTGACTGAGCTAAAGGGGAATGGGATTTCATCCTCAGTTTATATTCCGCAATCATTTCCCTCTCAGAATCATCAGCAATATCTTCAACAGACATTTTTCCGTCAACCTCTTCAGAAGAATATCCAATCATACTGAGGAGATGAGAATTAGAGAGTTTTATTTTGAGATCAGCATCAGCAACAATCAGACCGGTACCCGCATTCTCAAATATTGCCTGATATTTCTTTCTTGCAATTTCAAGTTTCCCGCGGGTCTCCCACAGATCGCTGATATCCCTGATTGCCACAAGCATATGCGCACAATTATTGATATAATAAAGTGAACCCGAGATCAGAATATTAAGCGTTCTTCCTTCCCTGGTAAGAAAGTCCGCATAATAATTCTCTGCCAGGCCATCCTTAAGTATAAAGGATATAAATTCTGCCCTTTTTTCAGAATCTCTCCACAGCATGTCTTCTGTAAAATCAGGACTTCCTCTTCCATTTAAACTGTACCCAAATAAGCCCCCGAATGAATTGTTAAAGTCAATGATTTTACCGTCTTCAAGGCGTGAGATCAGAACCGGATCTGGTATTATTCTGAATACTTTCTCAAATTTTTCCTCACCGGTCTTTATTATGGCTTCTTTGTCCCGTAATTCTGTGATGTCTTTTAGTATCCCGATAATACCCACCGGATTTCTCTCATTATCGGTGAATGTGGATCTGAAAATAATTACATCGTGATCCTTTCCATCCGGAAATCTGAGTTTAGTCTCATATTCCCTTGTACCGGGATTTTTTATGAGAGATTTATCAACAGCATTACATGCAGATGCAAAGTCCTTCTCAAAAAATTCATACACCGGGTGCCCTATTACTTCATCACGTGGTTTTCCGATGAAACTGAAAAACCTGCTGTTGCCTCCGGTATAGATGCCGCAACAGTCCTTGATAAAGAGCGGGTACGGTATTGAATTCAGCAGGAGATTCAGAAAATGTCTCTCATTATAAGAACCATCTCCGGCAGGAAATGATTTTATAATCTCAAGTAATTCAGGCGATATCCCTGCTTTCATTCCTCTCATTTCTGATTTCTCCTTTTTTGACATTGTTCATGACCGGATAAAACTGGTGAAATGACTATAAACCTGCAAAACTATAAAAGAATCCTTTCAGGATAAAGATTATTAGAAATAAATATAATATACCACACAATAATATTGTATAATACACACTATCATAGCTATCACAGATTCAGAGCTTTTCTTCCATCCAGGCAAAAATCCAGGAAAAATGTGGTTCTCTGCAAAAAAATTGCTGCACTCCCTACTCAAGGTCACATCCGGAAGTAAGATCCTCATTAATCATCAATACAGGCATCCTGGCCTGTTTCAGCACTCTCTCTGATGTTGTGCCAAGTATTATTTCTTTCAGGTTATCACTGCTGTGCCTTCCCATGACAATAACCGATGCCCTCTCTCTCTGTGCGCATGACAGAATCTCTTTATCAACAACGCCTTTTACAATAATAATCCGGGCATTAATTCCGGATTCAAGAAGAGTATTTTTCATACCCTCAGCCTTCTGCCGTGCATTCTCCTTCATCTTGGATTCAATCGCAGAGTCATACTCCGCCATCTTCTCCGAATTAATCCACCCGATTCCGGTCTTGACAAGATCAACCTCGTACTCATCAAGGACATGAAGTATAATAACCTCCTCTGTTCCAGCCTTCCTGAAACTTTTAACACAGTCAAAAGCCCGGAATGAACTCTCCGAAAAATCGGTAGGGAATAAGATTCTCCTGAACATAACAGACACCAAACTAGAATAATAAGATGAGATTGATTTTATCTGATAAATAACCATTTATTTGTCCTTTTCTTACGCCATGAAAGACCGGAAAAATCTCTGAAAACGATAAATTCCCGGATGTGAACAGAGAAAATATCCTGCAAATGTTTAAGCAGGATAAAAGATAACCGTAACTCAGATGCCGGAGAAGCGCCCTTCTGTATTGATTCTTGGTGCAGGGGCAGTTGGTTTATCCTTTGCGGCTGTATTATCAGCCCATTCTGAGGTCTCTGTCGTATGCAGGGAAAAATATGCAAAAGCCATCTATGAGAAAGGGCTTGAACTTTCAGGGATATGGGGAGAGCATCTAATCAGAGAGATCATATGTTATACATCTCCTGATATGCCGGCAGGAAAAAATTATGACTATACCATAATCACTGCAAAAGGAACAGATACTGAAAATATCTGTAATGAATATGTTAAAGTTCTCAGAAATACCACAGCAGTGAGCT
The sequence above is a segment of the Methanoplanus limicola DSM 2279 genome. Coding sequences within it:
- a CDS encoding metallophosphoesterase gives rise to the protein MPDSYRILLHPSAAEDKLRDRLSEIQNALPDFKVHNNPEICIAEFETGKNYGRKEIKDTVEKIFCDYNFIGCEITGFGYFVKGGSFSVNFPVIFSQGAFIQRRSEKDAPGGSQDNKNIQISFPEKLSECLLSEISGIKDLSVTESPCITLTEGLRRKEFLKIRKHTGFKISILDEILLRTFWKKGRGPKYKIRNFCFSFDVVRIAVEKNGKKDLEYDLTSKGWIKYPGPSGWGETLKNYRRIKGYESLPASSGKISSKWLIGDLHIGHYDMIPKTARPFDPKNPSEMDKILTENWNLAVKPGDEVFFLGDLTYNKSPESVEYLLSQLSGKIVFIRGNHDQSVQNAEDFLEYSYGGHKFLMIHNPGHAPEDYDGWIIHGHTHNSRMCEYPFINFKSRTINVSCEVISYRPVLFDDIVSIISHPERCPERIMSYESACMSKDVLKKE
- a CDS encoding pentapeptide repeat-containing protein is translated as MADNLHLNELSEKLDYSGKSLCGGEYDSCTFRDCNYENADLSENEFRDCLFERCNLSAALLKNTGLKSVNFRNCKIMGVDFTYCKDFLFEVNFEDCILDYSIFLRNELENTGFKECSVKEAEFAECGLTGAIFYNCDLSGTLFSRCSLEKADFRTAVNYSLDPEINRLKGAKFSYPEVTGLLEKYGIIID
- a CDS encoding META domain-containing protein, with the translated sequence MSKNNRHKNPDSDLRKNNEHSNEHFNDHSGRTGFIPGSLSLIFLSAAMILAVIMTAGCTGSSSGDISDNITPDIINKTAVNGTNATDYSGNITGTDNSSENSTAVSGDELSGTEWLVTSYMGVGSGLNEVPEGIDATLTFVNESILGGNSGCNSYSADYNSNDGEFKTGIIALTEMYCTDATMQFENDYLELLQNGSSIEISADNLVISDEDGNVILTLLPFTLEGGSWELTSMNNGKGAVVSLPENIGITLEFSDEKASGNAGCNNYFSAYAIDEDFGIEFSAIGSTKMYCDEDIMVYESSYLKNLESVSRYYFNGKSLTFRDDDGKTLMTFVKSG
- a CDS encoding cupin domain-containing protein, producing MEIKKLSELPVSPNPHKVEAKQVYDTENATAVVITLKKGESLKRHKTPVDVFFYVLKGEGMVEIGDEQKEVSEDMIIDSPKDIPHRLINNDSDIFRVLVVKVPKPTTQTKLL
- a CDS encoding DUF3795 domain-containing protein; the encoded protein is MKDSEFTSYCGLYCPDCIHFRNNHSPVAYQLKKELGRADFFKYSSVRSHPVPEYEDFDKFIAVLDRLIAHQCRYGCRKVGSCIYSGGEPCPVVRCCQEKGYSGCWECENFRDCDKFDVIRKFCGESNVKNLELIKIYGPEKWVEKRHPFYRWD
- a CDS encoding PAS domain-containing protein — translated: MSKKEKSEMRGMKAGISPELLEIIKSFPAGDGSYNERHFLNLLLNSIPYPLFIKDCCGIYTGGNSRFFSFIGKPRDEVIGHPVYEFFEKDFASACNAVDKSLIKNPGTREYETKLRFPDGKDHDVIIFRSTFTDNERNPVGIIGILKDITELRDKEAIIKTGEEKFEKVFRIIPDPVLISRLEDGKIIDFNNSFGGLFGYSLNGRGSPDFTEDMLWRDSEKRAEFISFILKDGLAENYYADFLTREGRTLNILISGSLYYINNCAHMLVAIRDISDLWETRGKLEIARKKYQAIFENAGTGLIVADADLKIKLSNSHLLSMIGYSSEEVDGKMSVEDIADDSEREMIAEYKLRMKSHSPLAQSNHDLILRSKEGKKVYTHASLSYMPGTDQILISLIDIGERISAERALAESERFNKDLIRNLPDYIVIYDINGEIIYVNPSGSKAIGYAEKDLTGRSMTDFIHPDDRGLAKKMLNLRLSDSLKDEYEIRVISAAGDVIIVNIKGRLIEFDKKPAVMLLLNDITKQKELERSLEMKAEEFRLLSESKELANKKLNLLSSITRHDILNQITVLSAYEQLVHESIEMNRTDDALKYLKKASVATEKISGQIQFTKYYQEIGVDAPEWQNVSGTISEVIEKEFFPPGLVDVLDSNIEIYADRMLGRVFYTLIDNSVRHGTDLTSISVRYELFEKELLIFVGDDGGGIPPEKKIRIFDAGYGSNTGFGLFLAREILELSGISIHENGVYGEGARFEILVPSERWRYSEEKVLPERSGKYEVDL
- a CDS encoding universal stress protein, which produces MFRRILFPTDFSESSFRAFDCVKSFRKAGTEEVIILHVLDEYEVDLVKTGIGWINSEKMAEYDSAIESKMKENARQKAEGMKNTLLESGINARIIIVKGVVDKEILSCAQRERASVIVMGRHSSDNLKEIILGTTSERVLKQARMPVLMINEDLTSGCDLE